A single genomic interval of Adhaeribacter pallidiroseus harbors:
- a CDS encoding energy transducer TonB produces the protein MYKTLLFLLLIIPTCLFGQETKKVIDKSTREIFFVLKSDKTTKHGEYNKLNFRNTLLVKGYYKQGAKDSIWECYNFKGELSLKYDYTKNRLLFYQPNESAPERQYQIINLPASAEIKLSQPPIFLEGDEGIYATLGREIRYPAGASRNGISGIVNVSFIVDKKGKASNFQVKNPIGYGMDEEAVRAFKLLPPNWLPGKVKSEPVDVEVTYPVTFQFMKQ, from the coding sequence ATGTATAAAACGCTTCTATTTTTATTACTAATCATTCCTACTTGTTTGTTTGGGCAGGAAACCAAAAAGGTTATTGACAAGAGTACAAGAGAAATTTTCTTTGTTCTTAAATCAGACAAAACCACCAAGCACGGCGAGTATAATAAACTTAATTTTAGAAATACATTGTTAGTAAAAGGATATTATAAGCAAGGCGCCAAAGATAGTATTTGGGAGTGTTATAATTTTAAAGGGGAGCTTAGCTTAAAATACGATTACACTAAAAACCGGCTATTGTTTTACCAGCCAAATGAATCAGCTCCAGAAAGACAGTATCAGATTATTAACCTACCCGCTAGCGCGGAAATAAAGCTAAGTCAACCCCCTATATTCTTAGAAGGCGATGAGGGTATTTATGCCACGCTCGGCAGAGAAATTCGTTATCCAGCAGGGGCTTCCAGAAACGGAATATCGGGAATAGTTAACGTTTCCTTTATCGTCGATAAAAAGGGTAAGGCGAGTAACTTTCAGGTTAAAAATCCCATCGGCTATGGGATGGACGAGGAAGCTGTTCGGGCTTTTAAATTGCTGCCCCCTAATTGGTTGCCCGGAAAAGTTAAATCCGAACCCGTGGACGTAGAAGTAACGTATCCGGTTACATTTCAGTTTATGAAGCAATAG
- a CDS encoding M56 family metallopeptidase, protein MNYLPAFLSPKLVEALGWTILHSLWQSALVAITLSVLLILLQRHSARFRYTVATTALFASLLIAGVTFVRTYQQTQPTVSLVMPDSQLQPALVAKPTSKTNTALTKANDAKPMLRGAILVNFKYYFSKHLPAVVLVWLLGMLTMLLKFLGGLAYVQRLKFQKKYALGSTWNTRLATMAQSLRVTQPVRLFESALVKTPLVIGYFKPIILLPFGTIAGLSSDQVEAILAHELAHIYRKDYLLNMLQALVEILFFFNPAVWWISDYVRVERENCCDDQAIAVCGNPVTYARALANLQTIAGSAPQLALAFAGKDGSLLGRIKRLVQQPRLRPTFSEGFMAACVLIVGLTVISVSAFAEFTAPAKAIKVTKPVVNKAGQPVPTPEVKPQTEDNLKASIYSITDSLTGKKSDLIIIKNKKGAITELYVNGQKIPKSEIVNFQKEIDVAMAGTRQAPRLPAAQVPQQLAKMKEVLKDLKPENESISFSFNGDLDDFGRLLLPPAPLAALTPPVPAPAPAPIAPIIPLTPPLPPKKPLEYLKTLDLPTNTLYIIDGKKHPGKSGKAALAKLKNENINSVQIYHAEAAQKQFGNEGKEGVVVVKTGKSDPNNFLLQEIGDDRTNRVEISREFMNDLRQEEHDGRMREHELRMREHEEQTRARMRENEERLKEHAIRMQEHEERAREHEIRAKEHEKRAAQFEKIKQELIKDKLIDANSKKLAIQINQEGFTINGVKQPAAVYDKYKKLFYPDKTDWSGSFSETINITED, encoded by the coding sequence ATGAATTACTTACCCGCATTTCTATCGCCCAAACTAGTAGAAGCCCTCGGCTGGACTATTCTGCATTCGCTCTGGCAAAGTGCTTTGGTCGCCATTACCTTATCCGTACTCCTGATTTTGCTGCAGCGTCATTCCGCCCGATTTCGCTACACAGTTGCCACTACGGCCTTGTTTGCTTCCTTGCTCATTGCCGGGGTTACCTTTGTGCGTACTTACCAGCAAACGCAACCAACGGTTTCGCTGGTTATGCCTGATAGTCAGCTGCAACCCGCGCTAGTGGCAAAACCAACCAGTAAAACTAATACTGCGCTTACAAAGGCTAACGATGCCAAACCCATGCTGCGGGGGGCTATTCTGGTAAATTTTAAGTATTATTTCAGCAAGCATTTGCCGGCGGTGGTACTCGTGTGGCTGCTGGGCATGTTAACCATGCTGCTGAAATTTTTAGGCGGTCTGGCCTACGTGCAACGGTTAAAATTTCAAAAAAAGTACGCTTTAGGTTCCACCTGGAACACGCGCTTAGCCACAATGGCGCAAAGCTTACGGGTAACGCAACCAGTACGTCTTTTTGAGTCGGCGTTGGTAAAAACACCTTTAGTAATCGGCTATTTTAAACCAATAATTTTATTGCCTTTCGGTACCATAGCCGGTTTAAGTTCCGACCAAGTAGAAGCTATTTTGGCGCACGAGCTCGCGCATATTTACCGGAAAGATTATTTACTGAATATGCTGCAAGCCTTAGTAGAAATTTTATTTTTCTTTAATCCGGCTGTTTGGTGGATCAGCGATTACGTGCGGGTAGAGCGTGAAAACTGCTGCGACGATCAGGCCATTGCGGTATGCGGCAACCCGGTTACGTACGCCCGGGCCTTGGCTAATCTGCAAACTATTGCGGGAAGTGCCCCCCAACTGGCGTTGGCTTTTGCCGGTAAAGATGGCTCGCTGCTGGGCCGTATTAAACGCTTGGTGCAGCAACCTCGCTTAAGACCTACTTTTTCCGAAGGTTTTATGGCCGCTTGCGTACTGATTGTGGGACTTACCGTAATTTCGGTGAGCGCCTTTGCTGAGTTTACCGCGCCGGCTAAGGCCATAAAAGTAACAAAACCAGTTGTTAATAAAGCCGGGCAACCTGTACCTACTCCGGAAGTAAAGCCGCAAACTGAAGATAACCTGAAAGCCAGTATTTACAGCATTACGGACTCTTTAACCGGCAAAAAGAGCGACCTGATAATTATCAAAAACAAGAAAGGCGCTATTACCGAACTTTACGTAAATGGTCAGAAAATACCGAAGTCTGAGATTGTTAATTTCCAAAAAGAAATTGATGTTGCCATGGCTGGCACCCGGCAGGCTCCCCGTTTACCAGCGGCCCAAGTACCGCAGCAATTAGCTAAAATGAAAGAAGTACTGAAAGATTTAAAACCCGAGAACGAAAGCATTTCTTTTTCATTTAACGGCGACTTGGATGATTTTGGCAGATTGCTCCTACCACCCGCGCCGCTTGCTGCGCTAACACCACCTGTACCGGCACCTGCTCCGGCACCAATTGCTCCCATTATTCCGCTTACGCCTCCTTTACCACCCAAAAAACCATTGGAATATTTAAAAACGTTGGATTTGCCTACCAACACCTTATACATTATTGATGGCAAAAAGCACCCGGGCAAAAGTGGTAAAGCGGCACTGGCTAAATTAAAAAACGAAAACATCAATAGTGTGCAAATTTACCACGCGGAAGCTGCTCAAAAACAATTCGGCAACGAGGGAAAAGAAGGCGTAGTGGTAGTTAAAACCGGTAAAAGCGATCCCAACAACTTTTTACTGCAGGAAATTGGCGATGATCGTACCAACCGGGTGGAAATTAGCCGGGAGTTTATGAACGACCTGCGCCAGGAAGAACATGATGGCCGTATGCGGGAACACGAGCTGCGCATGAGAGAACACGAGGAACAGACAAGAGCGCGCATGAGAGAAAATGAAGAACGCCTAAAAGAACATGCCATCCGGATGCAAGAACACGAAGAACGTGCCCGAGAGCACGAAATACGAGCCAAAGAACATGAAAAGCGAGCGGCTCAATTTGAAAAAATAAAGCAGGAATTAATAAAGGATAAGTTGATTGATGCGAATAGCAAAAAACTCGCTATCCAGATTAACCAAGAAGGATTTACCATTAACGGCGTAAAACAGCCTGCCGCGGTTTATGATAAGTACAAAAAACTGTTTTATCCGGACAAAACGGATTGGTCAGGTTCCTTTAGCGAAACGATTAATATAACGGAAGATTAA
- a CDS encoding alpha/beta hydrolase family protein: MKKKIGIVGWLLFAYMFVSAGCQKESTEAVTPQTPEKDYFVSAEQLAVVPQTVLQTLATSQGYSKFVPQIKYDVAIYNLVYTTTYKDQEIKASGLLAVPQNMTTPAAILSTQHGTSFLDSDAPTNFPNTFSGFELFASTGFVTLIPDYIGYGISKDIFHPYYDQKHSGLMVVDMIKAAKSYAKKQAIKLNNNLFLVGYSEGGYVTMAAQKEIQTHPEHGLSVTAAAAGAGGYDLTGMLAAVTTTQSYGNPSYLAFVLQSYNTTYNWNRPLTDFFQEPYAGRIPELFNGTNGAGKINSSLAKNPAELFNPTFYANLKKPQEELALKQALVDNSFLNWVPKSPTRLYHGTADQSVFYQTSQSVYDKFKAAGATNVELISIPGGTHSSSLEPMVLSVIPWIQSLNTPDN, from the coding sequence GTGAAAAAAAAGATAGGAATAGTGGGTTGGTTACTGTTTGCTTATATGTTTGTAAGCGCCGGTTGCCAAAAGGAATCTACCGAAGCCGTAACGCCCCAAACCCCGGAAAAAGATTATTTTGTTTCGGCGGAACAATTGGCGGTAGTGCCGCAAACTGTATTGCAAACGCTCGCTACCAGCCAAGGCTACAGCAAATTTGTTCCGCAGATTAAGTACGATGTAGCTATTTACAATTTAGTGTACACTACTACGTATAAAGATCAGGAAATTAAAGCTTCGGGTTTGTTAGCGGTGCCGCAGAACATGACTACCCCGGCGGCTATCCTGAGTACCCAGCACGGTACGTCTTTTCTGGATAGCGATGCCCCGACGAACTTCCCGAATACCTTCTCCGGGTTTGAATTATTTGCTTCTACTGGCTTTGTAACCTTAATTCCGGATTACATTGGTTACGGTATTTCCAAGGATATTTTCCATCCGTATTACGATCAGAAGCATTCCGGCCTGATGGTAGTAGATATGATTAAAGCGGCTAAGTCGTACGCGAAAAAGCAGGCTATTAAACTAAACAATAACTTGTTTTTGGTTGGTTATTCCGAAGGGGGCTACGTAACCATGGCCGCGCAGAAGGAAATTCAAACACATCCGGAACACGGTTTATCCGTTACGGCCGCCGCCGCGGGAGCGGGTGGTTACGATTTAACGGGCATGCTGGCCGCGGTTACTACTACACAATCGTACGGTAACCCTTCGTACCTGGCGTTTGTGCTGCAATCGTATAATACTACTTACAACTGGAACCGCCCGTTAACCGACTTTTTCCAAGAGCCTTATGCCGGCCGGATTCCGGAGCTTTTTAACGGTACTAACGGAGCCGGTAAAATTAACAGCAGCCTGGCTAAAAACCCGGCAGAATTATTTAACCCTACCTTTTACGCCAATTTAAAGAAGCCGCAAGAAGAATTAGCTTTAAAGCAAGCGCTGGTAGATAATAGCTTTTTAAACTGGGTACCCAAAAGCCCGACGCGCTTATACCACGGTACCGCGGACCAATCGGTATTTTATCAAACCAGCCAATCGGTTTACGATAAATTCAAAGCGGCGGGTGCTACTAACGTAGAATTAATCTCCATCCCGGGTGGTACGCACAGCAGCAGCCTGGAGCCCATGGTTTTATCCGTTATCCCTTGGATACAAAGTTTAAATACTCCCGATAATTAG
- a CDS encoding DUF6687 family protein gives MLKQFIPFTQVKQHPAIIVDSLYPKGLVLAHWRGAVNPAGTADDTSAGIVLNALEQQIPGLDVPYVSANHFDVDGFVGVWSVLNPELALQNKAVLQQMAIIGDFRELDLSLPAADQALKLVCWINTVEKENFYPPFGADDLEENEIKASVPKFEYFLAAFGEVLAHPEIFQKDWEIEYNQVLTDYQVIHGADTQITTFPEIGLVQIQTPQPVHYYALFSRTQGYDMVLSQYTQNRYELEYKYTTWVDISSRPTLPRLPLKPLAQVLQNLETTNRTWTAESVTDTGPILRLNESDLPKKQRYANPTERPIYSSNILPEELSAQVISYFQARYAGVLPKQHWTWPEIKAFK, from the coding sequence ATGCTGAAGCAATTCATTCCTTTTACCCAAGTAAAGCAGCATCCGGCCATTATCGTCGATAGCCTGTACCCGAAAGGTTTAGTATTGGCGCATTGGCGCGGCGCCGTAAACCCTGCCGGCACCGCCGACGATACCAGCGCCGGTATTGTGCTCAACGCCCTGGAACAACAAATTCCGGGATTAGATGTCCCGTACGTGAGTGCTAATCATTTCGACGTAGATGGTTTTGTGGGGGTTTGGAGTGTTTTAAACCCCGAACTTGCTTTACAAAATAAAGCTGTGTTGCAGCAAATGGCTATTATTGGTGATTTCCGGGAATTGGATTTAAGCCTACCAGCCGCCGACCAAGCGCTTAAACTAGTTTGCTGGATTAATACCGTAGAAAAAGAAAATTTTTACCCGCCGTTCGGGGCCGATGATCTGGAAGAAAATGAAATAAAAGCCTCGGTGCCGAAGTTCGAATACTTTCTGGCGGCTTTTGGCGAGGTGCTGGCCCACCCGGAAATTTTCCAAAAAGACTGGGAAATAGAATACAACCAAGTGCTAACGGATTATCAGGTTATCCACGGAGCGGATACGCAAATAACTACCTTTCCCGAAATTGGCTTAGTACAGATCCAGACGCCGCAACCGGTACATTATTACGCTTTGTTCAGCCGAACGCAGGGTTACGACATGGTGCTGAGCCAGTACACCCAAAATCGCTACGAATTAGAATACAAATACACCACCTGGGTAGATATTAGTTCGCGACCTACTTTACCCCGTTTGCCTTTAAAACCGCTGGCCCAAGTTTTACAAAATCTGGAAACAACCAACCGTACCTGGACCGCCGAAAGTGTAACCGATACGGGGCCTATTCTGCGCCTGAACGAGAGCGATCTGCCCAAAAAGCAACGGTACGCCAACCCTACGGAGCGCCCTATTTATTCCTCCAATATTTTGCCGGAAGAACTAAGCGCGCAGGTTATTTCGTACTTTCAGGCCCGGTACGCGGGCGTTTTACCCAAACAACACTGGACCTGGCCCGAGATTAAAGCATTCAAATAG
- a CDS encoding BlaI/MecI/CopY family transcriptional regulator — MSDHQPIKPTETELEILQILWEHGPQTVRFVNEKQNEMKEVGYTTTLKIMQIMAEKNFIAADKTNRSHVYQALLPEEATQKQLLDKFLDTTFRGSAMKLVMQALGNHRTSEEELNQIRNLLDKLEGGQK, encoded by the coding sequence ATGTCCGATCATCAACCAATAAAACCTACCGAAACCGAATTAGAGATTTTGCAGATCTTGTGGGAGCATGGCCCGCAAACCGTGCGCTTTGTAAACGAAAAGCAAAACGAAATGAAAGAAGTGGGCTACACCACTACCCTGAAAATAATGCAAATTATGGCGGAAAAAAACTTTATTGCCGCTGACAAAACCAATCGCTCGCATGTTTACCAGGCCTTGTTGCCCGAAGAAGCTACCCAAAAACAACTACTCGACAAGTTCCTGGATACTACTTTCCGGGGCTCGGCCATGAAGTTAGTGATGCAGGCTCTGGGCAATCATCGCACATCCGAAGAAGAATTAAATCAAATCAGAAATTTACTCGATAAACTGGAAGGAGGTCAAAAATGA
- a CDS encoding MFS transporter, which translates to MSETDSSKTYSLTQDNPNSIVPPLVIREGWLLFILAAIQFTHIIDFVIMMPLGPQLMRVFDISPKQFGLLVSAYTFAAAFSGFISTFFIDKFDRKNALLALYVGFIVGTFCCAIAPNYQILMLARVLAGAFGGVIGALVFSIIGDVVPEARRGSATGKVMAAFSAASIIGIPVGLYLASISSWHAPFFGLAGLSVLVLFVAIKFLPTMRGHLTNAVKTKPVQLVLDIITNRNLLWALTLMIVLTLAGFTVVPFISPYMVGNIGFAETELAFIYLCGGLASVVTSQLAGKLADKYGKQRVFIYSALFSIIPIILVTNMPRVPHYVALIITTSFFIGFGARFVPAVSLLTSSVEKRLRGSFMSFQSSVQQLASGLSAFLAGLIIQKTPTGEILHFNTVGIIACVATVFCMFIITRLKVVS; encoded by the coding sequence ATGTCCGAAACAGATTCTTCTAAAACGTATTCTTTGACTCAAGATAACCCGAATAGCATCGTTCCTCCATTGGTAATCCGGGAAGGCTGGTTATTGTTTATTCTGGCCGCTATTCAGTTTACCCATATTATTGATTTTGTAATTATGATGCCGCTGGGTCCGCAACTCATGCGCGTCTTCGACATTAGCCCGAAACAGTTTGGTTTACTCGTATCGGCGTATACGTTTGCTGCGGCTTTCTCCGGATTTATCAGCACGTTTTTTATTGATAAGTTCGACCGGAAAAATGCGTTATTGGCTTTGTACGTAGGTTTTATTGTGGGCACGTTTTGCTGCGCCATTGCGCCTAATTACCAAATATTAATGCTGGCCCGGGTGCTGGCCGGGGCTTTTGGCGGCGTAATTGGGGCGCTGGTGTTTTCCATTATCGGCGACGTGGTGCCCGAAGCGCGCCGGGGCAGCGCTACCGGCAAGGTAATGGCGGCTTTTTCGGCAGCTTCTATTATTGGCATTCCGGTGGGCTTGTACCTGGCCAGTATCAGCAGTTGGCACGCGCCGTTCTTTGGTTTGGCCGGTTTAAGTGTACTGGTATTATTTGTCGCCATTAAGTTTTTACCTACCATGCGGGGCCACCTCACCAACGCGGTAAAAACCAAACCCGTGCAACTCGTACTGGATATTATTACCAACCGTAATTTGCTTTGGGCCTTAACTTTAATGATTGTGTTGACGCTGGCGGGTTTTACGGTGGTACCTTTTATCAGCCCCTATATGGTAGGCAACATCGGCTTTGCCGAAACGGAACTGGCTTTTATTTATTTGTGCGGCGGCTTGGCTTCGGTGGTCACCTCACAATTGGCCGGTAAATTAGCCGATAAATACGGTAAACAGCGGGTATTTATTTACTCCGCTTTGTTTTCGATTATTCCCATTATTCTGGTTACCAACATGCCGCGCGTACCGCATTACGTAGCCTTAATTATTACTACCAGCTTTTTTATTGGCTTTGGCGCCCGCTTTGTACCGGCTGTTTCGTTGTTAACTTCCAGCGTCGAAAAAAGATTGCGGGGTAGCTTTATGAGTTTTCAATCATCGGTGCAACAATTGGCTTCGGGTTTATCGGCATTTCTGGCGGGTTTAATTATTCAAAAAACCCCTACCGGCGAAATCCTGCACTTTAATACGGTGGGTATTATTGCCTGCGTTGCTACCGTATTCTGTATGTTCATCATCACCCGTTTAAAAGTTGTTAGTTAG
- a CDS encoding T9SS type A sorting domain-containing protein, with protein sequence MPQSCSGKIKKFSLTVVPAILCICWCWLLPTHSYGQETCLLTPINLEERAQTATLIVEAEVVDQQSYWNAAHQNIYTRQTLQIFKILKGTASETITAITEGGQVGAAMHSFTGTLQLKKKDQGIFFLVPAPTKMLPAGRRVVDFTVYSSAQGFIRYNAVSQQAAEPFKTYPNITSDLYPTLRRVVPIFKKVRSNPAIKSPVPANGSGNATGNLRTKSTPAISSFSPDTLTAGTGSLLTIRGSGFGSSRGTGLVQFRNADDGGASFIDVSDADYIFWTDNEIQVRVSGKNNTNNTPGSGQFQVTNSSDLAVISAQKLVIEYAVSQVIYEEGFYSPRLVNANERGGYTFQFSSNMDQNAPAKAAFTRALNNWSCHTGINWNIGNTAPLTEALEDNVNLVCFDEAGDLPQGVLARCISRYAGCGSEIADQWRVAEMDVVFNQSTRWNYSISSPQANQVDFETVTLHEMGHGHQLNHVIKPGTVMHYAITRGQEGRHLDARTDVAGGQFTMVQNIVSNSCGPGRMIPQPVTNCSPSSDSLQFAAEALSEIEVRATWALSSNFLISTFILERSKDAASWRELTVVSPNAATNAYEFTDVKPLPGISYYRLKVVSPDQTFSYSPIARITRAVPAGFAIAPNPVTENTLWLQYVTQESGQLRIYLYDAVGRLHKIYTRSYQPNSDLIDLDVANLRPGIYVIVYNDGRQTYREKFVRL encoded by the coding sequence ATGCCGCAATCTTGCTCTGGTAAAATAAAAAAGTTTTCTTTAACTGTTGTTCCGGCTATTTTATGTATTTGTTGGTGCTGGCTACTACCCACCCATAGCTATGGCCAGGAAACTTGCTTACTAACACCCATTAATCTGGAAGAACGCGCGCAAACGGCTACGCTGATCGTAGAAGCCGAAGTAGTGGATCAGCAATCGTACTGGAACGCGGCGCACCAAAATATTTACACCCGCCAAACTTTGCAAATTTTTAAAATTTTAAAAGGTACGGCTTCCGAAACCATAACCGCTATTACCGAAGGCGGCCAGGTAGGCGCCGCTATGCATTCTTTTACCGGTACCTTACAGTTAAAAAAGAAAGACCAAGGTATTTTTTTCCTGGTGCCGGCACCAACCAAGATGTTGCCGGCCGGCCGAAGAGTGGTAGATTTTACGGTGTACAGCAGCGCGCAAGGTTTTATCCGGTACAATGCGGTGAGCCAGCAAGCCGCCGAACCTTTTAAAACTTACCCCAATATTACTTCGGATTTATACCCGACTCTTCGGCGGGTTGTTCCTATTTTTAAAAAAGTGCGGTCTAATCCGGCTATAAAATCGCCCGTTCCGGCAAATGGTTCTGGCAATGCAACCGGAAATCTACGAACAAAATCCACCCCGGCTATTAGCAGCTTTTCCCCGGATACCTTAACCGCCGGTACCGGTAGCCTCCTGACCATTCGAGGTTCGGGCTTTGGCAGTAGCCGGGGCACGGGATTGGTGCAGTTTCGCAATGCCGATGATGGCGGGGCTAGCTTTATCGATGTTTCGGACGCCGATTATATTTTCTGGACCGATAATGAAATTCAGGTGCGGGTTTCCGGTAAGAACAACACGAACAATACTCCTGGCAGCGGTCAATTTCAAGTTACCAACAGCAGTGATCTGGCGGTTATCAGTGCGCAAAAGCTAGTAATCGAATACGCGGTTTCCCAGGTAATTTATGAGGAAGGCTTTTATTCTCCCCGTTTGGTAAATGCGAATGAACGGGGCGGGTATACTTTTCAATTTTCGTCGAACATGGATCAGAACGCACCTGCCAAAGCAGCCTTTACCCGGGCCTTAAATAACTGGTCGTGCCATACGGGTATTAACTGGAACATAGGCAACACCGCGCCTTTAACGGAAGCACTCGAAGATAACGTAAACTTGGTTTGTTTTGACGAAGCAGGCGATCTGCCCCAGGGAGTGCTGGCCCGCTGTATTAGCCGTTACGCCGGTTGCGGTAGTGAAATAGCCGACCAGTGGCGGGTTGCCGAAATGGACGTAGTATTTAACCAATCTACCCGCTGGAATTATAGCATCAGCTCTCCGCAAGCAAACCAAGTAGATTTTGAAACAGTAACTTTACACGAAATGGGCCATGGGCACCAGCTAAACCATGTTATTAAGCCCGGCACCGTAATGCATTACGCCATTACCCGGGGTCAGGAAGGTCGCCACCTCGATGCCCGCACCGATGTAGCCGGCGGCCAGTTTACGATGGTGCAAAATATTGTTTCTAATTCGTGCGGTCCGGGCCGTATGATTCCGCAACCGGTCACGAATTGTTCGCCTTCCTCGGATTCGCTTCAGTTTGCCGCAGAAGCCCTATCGGAAATTGAAGTAAGAGCTACTTGGGCGTTAAGCAGTAATTTTTTAATTAGTACTTTTATCCTGGAACGAAGCAAAGATGCCGCATCGTGGCGCGAATTAACCGTAGTTAGCCCAAATGCGGCCACTAATGCTTACGAATTTACTGATGTAAAACCTTTGCCCGGAATTAGTTATTACCGGTTAAAAGTAGTGAGCCCGGATCAGACTTTTAGTTATTCCCCTATTGCCCGGATTACCCGCGCCGTGCCGGCCGGTTTTGCTATTGCGCCCAATCCGGTTACCGAAAATACGTTGTGGCTGCAATACGTAACGCAGGAAAGTGGCCAGCTGCGCATTTACTTATACGATGCCGTGGGCCGTTTACACAAAATCTACACCCGCAGCTACCAACCCAATAGTGATTTAATAGATCTGGATGTTGCTAATTTACGACCCGGCATTTACGTAATAGTATACAACGATGGTCGCCAAACTTACCGCGAAAAGTTTGTCAGGTTATAA
- a CDS encoding glycoside hydrolase family 97 C-terminal domain-containing protein, whose translation MTDWTSREFTLKLNFLNSGPYEATICQDGINADRYASDYQLFTKNITRNDSLPIKLAPGGGFLVRLKKE comes from the coding sequence ATGACGGATTGGACCAGCCGGGAGTTTACCTTGAAGCTCAATTTTTTAAATTCCGGTCCTTACGAAGCTACTATCTGCCAGGACGGTATAAATGCCGATCGGTATGCTTCGGATTATCAATTATTTACAAAAAATATTACCCGTAACGATTCCTTGCCCATTAAGCTGGCACCGGGTGGCGGTTTTCTGGTGAGGTTAAAAAAGGAGTAA
- a CDS encoding HNH endonuclease: protein MAKAKDNIICELCNRQVDAVTRHHLLPKQEGGRYSETVDLCQPCHSTIHRTFTNRELARGFASVQALQQAEPLQKYLNWIKNKSNIIRIANRRRRYR, encoded by the coding sequence ATGGCTAAAGCAAAAGATAATATAATTTGCGAGTTGTGTAATCGGCAAGTAGATGCCGTTACCCGCCATCATTTATTGCCCAAACAAGAAGGCGGGCGCTACTCCGAAACCGTAGATTTGTGTCAGCCTTGCCACAGCACCATTCACCGTACCTTTACCAACCGGGAACTGGCGCGGGGATTTGCCTCGGTGCAGGCGCTGCAACAAGCCGAACCTTTACAAAAATACCTGAACTGGATAAAAAACAAGAGTAACATTATCCGCATCGCCAATCGCCGCCGGAGGTACCGGTGA